The following are from one region of the Phormidium sp. PBR-2020 genome:
- a CDS encoding photosystem I reaction center subunit XII, translating to MSDVQVLAALVVAIIPGILAFRLSTELYK from the coding sequence ATGTCTGACGTTCAAGTCTTAGCCGCTTTGGTTGTCGCCATCATTCCGGGTATTCTGGCATTCCGCCTGTCGACGGAACTTTATAAGTAA
- the cobU gene encoding bifunctional adenosylcobinamide kinase/adenosylcobinamide-phosphate guanylyltransferase — MQEGFRLLGKLVLVTGAARSGKSEFAERLANQHKGIVTYIATARCNSQDLDWQARIERHRQRRPPGWLLEEVPLDISAPLERWGQPQACILLDSLGTWVANGLEEGDEVWGDRRDRWLDTARNFPGTCIVVAEETGWGVVPAYASGRLFRDRLGEVTRRVGAIADETYLIVAGRVLNLSKIADPL, encoded by the coding sequence TTGCAGGAGGGATTCCGTCTCTTGGGAAAACTGGTGTTAGTCACCGGAGCTGCCCGCTCTGGAAAAAGTGAGTTTGCTGAACGGCTTGCGAATCAGCACAAGGGTATTGTCACCTATATTGCCACTGCCCGCTGCAATTCCCAAGACCTAGATTGGCAGGCCCGCATTGAACGGCATCGTCAACGTCGTCCTCCGGGTTGGCTGCTTGAGGAAGTGCCTCTGGACATCTCAGCCCCCCTCGAACGCTGGGGCCAACCTCAGGCCTGTATCTTGCTCGATTCCTTAGGAACTTGGGTGGCCAATGGCTTGGAGGAGGGGGATGAGGTCTGGGGCGATCGCCGCGATCGCTGGCTCGATACGGCGCGAAACTTTCCGGGAACTTGTATCGTGGTTGCCGAAGAAACGGGCTGGGGTGTGGTGCCGGCCTATGCGTCTGGCCGTCTCTTTCGCGATCGCCTAGGGGAGGTGACCCGTCGCGTAGGGGCGATCGCCGATGAGACCTATCTAATTGTGGCGGGAAGAGTCCTAAATTTAAGTAAAATCGCAGATCCTCTCTAG
- a CDS encoding SpoIID/LytB domain-containing protein yields MLLLKIAASVTGRSSRTAQQGSAKNTDKPHQSPKLSQERGRGFLPLLRGMTTLCLWVFSMVPGLALELRVAVEKNVGELTVGSSTPARVRSRSGDVLGNVSQMNAFVARSRGETISLDRWQGQQLWIEPTNHGYVYIGDRWYRGKVLIVQGRQGITAVNYVDIESYLYSVLGAEMGGTWPLEALKAQAVAARSYVLYQRERYGNRIYDVGNDTFWQVYRGMQEESSQTHRATEATRGQVLSHDGQVIEAVFHSSSGGHTEDVEQVWDEAKPYLRGVPDFDRDSPSFYWRESFSQWELTRRLGGVGTVTGIFPERESPNGRLVTAKVVGTAGSAIVKGDDLRSALGLRSSLFTVASGGGYFTLSGRGFGHGVGMSQWGARHLAEQGYSYRQILSHYYRNTQLAQLRPQS; encoded by the coding sequence ATGCTGCTACTGAAAATTGCCGCGTCTGTCACGGGACGATCCAGCAGAACGGCTCAGCAGGGATCAGCAAAAAATACAGATAAACCCCATCAGTCGCCCAAATTGAGCCAGGAAAGAGGTCGAGGCTTTCTGCCTCTGCTTCGGGGTATGACAACCCTTTGTCTGTGGGTATTTTCCATGGTTCCTGGCCTGGCCCTGGAACTGCGGGTTGCCGTAGAAAAAAATGTCGGTGAACTCACCGTCGGCAGTTCTACCCCAGCCCGAGTCCGCAGTCGTTCAGGAGATGTCCTCGGCAATGTCAGCCAGATGAATGCCTTTGTAGCTCGCTCACGGGGAGAAACCATCTCCCTAGACCGTTGGCAAGGGCAACAACTCTGGATTGAACCCACCAACCATGGCTACGTCTATATAGGCGATCGCTGGTACCGGGGCAAAGTCCTCATCGTTCAGGGCCGGCAGGGCATCACAGCCGTCAACTATGTAGACATTGAATCCTATCTCTACAGTGTCCTTGGGGCAGAAATGGGAGGCACCTGGCCCCTCGAAGCCCTCAAGGCCCAGGCCGTCGCCGCTCGCTCCTATGTCTTGTACCAGCGAGAACGCTACGGCAATCGTATTTACGACGTGGGGAACGACACCTTTTGGCAAGTCTACCGGGGAATGCAGGAAGAATCGAGCCAAACCCACCGCGCCACAGAAGCCACCCGCGGCCAAGTTCTCAGCCATGACGGTCAAGTCATTGAGGCGGTCTTTCATTCCTCCTCTGGAGGGCATACCGAAGATGTCGAGCAGGTGTGGGACGAAGCCAAACCCTACCTGCGAGGCGTGCCCGACTTTGATCGCGACTCTCCAAGCTTCTATTGGAGAGAGTCCTTTTCCCAATGGGAATTAACTAGGCGACTCGGAGGAGTGGGAACCGTCACGGGCATTTTCCCCGAACGAGAGTCTCCCAATGGTCGCTTAGTCACGGCTAAAGTTGTGGGGACTGCCGGAAGTGCCATTGTCAAAGGGGACGATTTACGCTCGGCCCTGGGGTTACGCAGTAGTTTGTTCACCGTTGCCTCGGGTGGGGGCTATTTCACCCTCTCAGGGCGCGGATTTGGACATGGAGTCGGCATGAGCCAATGGGGTGCAAGACACCTTGCTGAACAAGGCTATAGTTATCGTCAAATCCTCTCCCATTACTATCGCAACACCCAACTCGCCCAACTCCGCCCCCAATCTTGA
- a CDS encoding GAF domain-containing protein, translating into MDDLEPTKEQLIQELKAVRHEFEQARLENQANEVQTELLRTVLACGEHPSSSLLLRALAQQILRSANRLTSVAESSLFLLDETGRVIESVLARGAIIRQERDSLVGKVLHRGLAGWVYQQQQIGIIADTTLDDRWLQLPGEPYQVRSALCIPVLRKTSVLAIITLMHPEPGHFRVQMAELMEAVATRIALVLDVLHCLTPQPALPSPPPPPTLRISSSPPNSSLSQVRSPKPSQSSSGSPLPSPAASSSPSSSPPLSKPNGTRPSSPPRRRDPSPLGRLHQLGLYIVVWDGKFIYANPRLAKIFGYKTHELADLKSMFSLVSEGHYDRVSEQVYKCVRGQTSCVSCIFKGKRKNGKSVLVELYGVRTRFYGKPVLVGALRKIKT; encoded by the coding sequence ATGGACGATCTCGAACCGACAAAAGAGCAACTGATTCAAGAACTCAAGGCGGTTCGCCACGAGTTTGAACAGGCTCGGCTTGAAAACCAGGCCAATGAGGTTCAGACGGAATTATTACGAACAGTCCTCGCCTGCGGTGAACATCCCTCCTCTAGCCTCTTACTACGAGCGTTGGCGCAACAAATCTTACGCAGTGCCAACCGCTTAACCTCGGTGGCCGAGAGTAGTCTCTTTCTGCTCGATGAGACGGGACGAGTGATTGAGTCAGTGCTGGCCCGAGGGGCCATCATCCGCCAAGAGCGGGATTCCCTAGTGGGTAAGGTTTTACATCGAGGTCTAGCGGGCTGGGTCTATCAACAGCAACAAATTGGCATTATTGCCGATACCACCCTAGACGATCGCTGGCTGCAACTGCCAGGTGAACCCTACCAGGTGCGTTCGGCGCTTTGTATCCCGGTACTGCGTAAAACCTCTGTCTTAGCGATTATCACCCTCATGCACCCAGAACCAGGTCATTTTCGCGTTCAGATGGCCGAGTTAATGGAAGCGGTGGCGACTCGTATTGCCTTAGTCTTGGATGTGCTCCATTGTTTGACCCCTCAGCCTGCTTTGCCCTCCCCACCACCACCGCCCACGCTGCGCATTTCTTCTAGCCCGCCCAATTCCTCTCTCTCTCAGGTGCGATCGCCCAAACCGTCCCAGTCGTCCTCCGGTTCCCCGCTACCGTCTCCAGCAGCCAGTTCTTCCCCTTCCTCCTCACCGCCGCTCTCGAAACCAAATGGTACTCGCCCTAGCTCTCCACCTCGTCGTCGAGATCCGTCCCCCTTAGGTCGTTTACATCAGCTAGGATTATACATTGTCGTTTGGGACGGTAAATTCATTTACGCTAATCCGAGGCTTGCGAAAATTTTTGGCTATAAAACACATGAACTGGCCGATTTAAAAAGTATGTTTTCTCTGGTGAGTGAAGGGCATTATGATCGCGTGTCCGAGCAGGTTTATAAATGTGTACGGGGTCAAACAAGCTGTGTTTCTTGTATTTTTAAGGGAAAACGTAAAAATGGCAAATCCGTTTTAGTGGAACTGTATGGAGTTCGGACTCGCTTTTACGGAAAACCTGTGTTGGTAGGGGCGTTACGAAAAATCAAGACCTAA
- the ndk gene encoding nucleoside-diphosphate kinase: MERTFLMIKPDGVQRGLVGEVVRRFEAKGFTLVGLKLMSVSKELAEQHYDVHRDKPFFKGLVDFITSSPVVAMVWEGDGVVAGARTVIGATNPLTADPGTIRGDFGLNIGRNLIHGSDAVETANREIELWFSDGELVNWTPAMKPWLEE; the protein is encoded by the coding sequence TTGGAACGAACATTTTTAATGATTAAGCCCGATGGTGTACAACGGGGACTCGTGGGTGAGGTCGTTCGCCGCTTTGAAGCCAAGGGCTTTACCCTGGTTGGGCTGAAATTGATGTCCGTGAGTAAGGAACTGGCGGAACAACATTATGACGTTCACCGGGATAAGCCTTTTTTCAAAGGACTGGTGGACTTTATTACCTCCTCTCCTGTGGTGGCGATGGTCTGGGAAGGTGACGGCGTGGTTGCCGGGGCCCGGACTGTGATCGGGGCAACGAACCCCCTCACGGCTGATCCCGGTACGATTCGCGGCGATTTTGGCTTGAATATTGGCCGCAATCTCATTCACGGTTCCGATGCTGTCGAAACCGCCAATCGCGAGATTGAGCTGTGGTTCTCCGACGGTGAACTGGTCAACTGGACTCCGGCTATGAAACCTTGGTTAGAAGAGTAG
- a CDS encoding acyl-CoA dehydrogenase: MTVTSSALDVTERYLDEFVSPQANLIDHDPQALQTAFQGLGDRAILTLRADNQVLFRRFQETISRYSGALAFLQTQHQSAAAMIARSPNTALKGEYLPYLAQGERRVGVGFSHLRRPGTPPMQAHAVPGGYHLQGFVPWITGWTLFDSFILGAMLPDGTSVFGMMPFESTQDDRGGELTLSSPLEMAALTSTNTVTAEVRNWFLADDQVLFLKPPNWMHHNSQTNVLHHGFFALGCARAGLDLLNQAAERKDLPFLKTTWTRLDSELQACRQAFFDSEGEGVTSYGDRLRLRAWAIELAGRCSYAAVAAWGGAANSSGHPAQRVYREALVYAVSGQTRDVMEATLNRLSSSEFCP; the protein is encoded by the coding sequence ATGACTGTTACTTCCTCTGCCCTTGATGTCACAGAACGCTATTTAGATGAGTTTGTCTCCCCTCAAGCCAATCTCATTGATCACGATCCTCAAGCCTTGCAGACGGCCTTTCAGGGACTCGGCGATCGCGCTATCCTCACCTTACGGGCGGATAACCAAGTCCTCTTCCGTCGCTTCCAAGAAACCATTTCTCGCTATTCGGGTGCTTTAGCCTTCCTACAAACCCAACATCAAAGCGCGGCGGCGATGATTGCCCGCAGCCCTAATACTGCCTTAAAGGGGGAGTATTTGCCCTATCTAGCCCAGGGAGAACGACGGGTTGGTGTTGGCTTTTCCCACCTACGTCGGCCAGGAACGCCCCCCATGCAAGCTCATGCCGTTCCCGGTGGCTATCACCTACAAGGCTTTGTTCCCTGGATTACCGGCTGGACTTTGTTTGACTCCTTTATTCTCGGGGCCATGCTGCCGGATGGAACCTCGGTGTTTGGCATGATGCCCTTTGAAAGCACTCAAGATGACCGGGGGGGAGAACTGACACTTAGTTCCCCCCTAGAGATGGCGGCCCTGACCTCCACCAACACCGTCACCGCCGAAGTGAGAAACTGGTTTTTAGCCGATGACCAGGTGCTATTCCTGAAACCCCCCAATTGGATGCACCATAACAGTCAGACGAATGTGCTTCATCATGGCTTTTTTGCCCTAGGTTGCGCTCGCGCGGGCTTAGATCTCCTCAATCAGGCAGCCGAGCGTAAAGACTTGCCCTTCCTTAAGACCACCTGGACTCGCTTGGATTCTGAACTGCAAGCCTGTCGTCAAGCCTTCTTTGACAGTGAAGGAGAAGGGGTAACCTCCTATGGCGATCGCCTGAGGCTGCGGGCCTGGGCCATCGAGTTAGCCGGCCGTTGTAGCTATGCTGCTGTGGCGGCTTGGGGAGGTGCGGCGAATAGTTCGGGACATCCGGCCCAACGGGTGTATCGAGAAGCCCTGGTCTATGCGGTTTCAGGTCAAACTCGTGACGTTATGGAAGCTACCCTCAATCGCCTCAGTTCGTCAGAATTTTGCCCGTAA
- a CDS encoding ribonuclease Z: MEIVFLGTSSGVPTRSRNVSSLAVRLKQRGEVWLFDCGEGTQHQLLQSDLKVGRIRRIFITHMHGDHVFGLMGLLASIGLAGAPDRIDLYGPPQLETYLDACARYSHTHLHYPITVHKHTPGLIYEDEDYRVLCDRLDHRIPAYGYRVEERDRPGRFDVAKAQAIGIPPGPIYGQLKQGQRVTLEDGRVIQGRDLCGDPQPGRTLVYCTDTIYCENAVRLSQGADVLIHEATFSHRDATLAQQRLHSTSTMAAQVALGAGVKKLFMTHFSPRYAPGNDLDLTDLLSEARAIFPQTDLAYDFLTYEVPKPSQAVAISR; encoded by the coding sequence GTGGAAATCGTTTTTTTAGGAACCAGTTCAGGTGTCCCAACGCGATCGCGAAATGTATCAAGTCTGGCCGTACGGCTGAAACAGCGAGGTGAAGTTTGGTTATTTGACTGTGGAGAAGGGACGCAACATCAACTCCTCCAGAGTGATCTCAAGGTGGGGCGGATTCGCCGTATTTTTATTACCCATATGCACGGGGATCATGTGTTTGGCTTAATGGGACTCTTGGCGAGCATTGGCCTAGCGGGAGCGCCCGATCGCATTGATTTGTATGGTCCCCCACAACTCGAAACCTATCTCGATGCTTGTGCGCGCTATTCCCATACCCATTTGCACTATCCGATCACGGTGCATAAGCATACACCGGGGCTGATTTATGAGGATGAGGACTATCGGGTGTTGTGCGATCGCCTCGATCACCGGATTCCGGCCTATGGCTATCGAGTTGAGGAGCGCGATCGCCCAGGACGCTTTGATGTGGCCAAGGCCCAGGCCATCGGTATTCCCCCCGGCCCTATCTATGGCCAACTCAAACAAGGACAACGGGTGACGTTAGAGGATGGACGAGTCATCCAGGGTCGGGATCTCTGTGGCGATCCCCAACCGGGACGGACGTTAGTCTATTGCACGGATACAATCTATTGCGAGAATGCGGTGCGATTATCTCAAGGGGCTGATGTGTTGATTCACGAAGCGACATTCTCACACCGAGATGCAACCTTGGCTCAACAGCGGTTACATTCAACGTCCACCATGGCAGCACAGGTGGCTCTCGGCGCTGGGGTCAAAAAACTTTTCATGACTCACTTTAGTCCTCGATATGCCCCAGGGAATGATCTTGATTTAACGGATTTGTTAAGTGAGGCTCGGGCAATTTTCCCACAAACTGACCTCGCCTATGACTTTCTAACCTATGAGGTTCCCAAGCCATCTCAGGCTGTTGCGATATCCCGTTAA